The Acidobacteriota bacterium genomic interval ATGATTCGCTTAGACAGTGCCATCGATCTCCTCCTTGATCTTCTTCAGGACATGCCCCGGGATGCTGTCCTCCTCGTTCTTGGCGTACAACGTGAGCATCCAGATCTCGTCCTGTCGCGACCTCAGGTAGTAGATGACTCGGATCCCGCCACGCTTGCCGCGGCCTGCGACACCCCAACGAAGCTTGCGGACCCCACCGGAGCCGCGAATCACGTCGCCGGCGTCCGGCTTCGTGACGAGCGCCTGCTGCAAGGCCGAGTACTCATCGTCAGAGAGATACTGCTGTACCAGAGATGTAAACAGCTTCGTCTCAATGAACGTCAGCACACTGGGGAGTATACGTCACGGCCGTAGATACGTCAAAGACGTAAGACCCAGTGCGCACTCGAGCGCGGCC includes:
- a CDS encoding type II toxin-antitoxin system RelE/ParE family toxin → MTFIETKLFTSLVQQYLSDDEYSALQQALVTKPDAGDVIRGSGGVRKLRWGVAGRGKRGGIRVIYYLRSRQDEIWMLTLYAKNEEDSIPGHVLKKIKEEIDGTV